One stretch of Candidatus Bathyarchaeia archaeon DNA includes these proteins:
- a CDS encoding thiamine pyrophosphate-dependent dehydrogenase E1 component subunit alpha: protein MDVEAENVEQVPRDEILQLYRSMVLIRRFEDKAYELFSQNLIPGTLHLSAGQEAVAAGVCGALRNEDYVESTHRGHGHCIAKGADVKRMMAELMGKRDGYCKGKGGSMHIADFNVGILGAEGIVGAGLPIAVGAALSCKLQGLDRVVACFFGDGAANNGTFGESLNMAAIWNLPVIFVCENNLYAMSVPYFKAFAIENIADRAAGYGLPGVVVDGMDVLKVYQAASMAVSRARKGEGPTLIECKTYRWRGHSRLKSHESKLYSPDEYEQWRKRDPIEVFKAKGLLSQEEVSAIEEEAEALIREAVEYALNSPYPEPEEAVQDVYV from the coding sequence ATGGATGTGGAAGCTGAGAACGTGGAGCAGGTTCCGCGGGACGAGATTCTTCAATTATATAGGAGTATGGTGTTGATTAGGCGGTTTGAGGATAAGGCCTACGAGCTTTTCAGCCAGAATTTGATTCCGGGAACCCTTCACCTATCCGCGGGCCAGGAGGCTGTGGCCGCGGGTGTCTGCGGAGCCTTGAGAAACGAGGATTATGTTGAGAGCACTCATAGGGGTCATGGACATTGCATCGCGAAGGGCGCGGACGTGAAGCGGATGATGGCTGAGTTGATGGGGAAGAGGGATGGTTACTGTAAGGGGAAGGGTGGTTCAATGCACATCGCTGACTTCAACGTGGGAATTCTGGGCGCTGAGGGTATTGTGGGGGCAGGTTTACCGATCGCCGTCGGAGCGGCTTTGTCATGCAAGTTGCAGGGGCTGGATCGAGTGGTGGCATGTTTTTTCGGTGATGGAGCCGCCAACAACGGAACCTTTGGTGAAAGCCTAAACATGGCGGCGATCTGGAATCTACCCGTCATATTCGTGTGCGAAAACAACCTTTACGCTATGAGTGTCCCGTATTTTAAGGCCTTCGCCATTGAGAACATCGCTGACAGGGCAGCCGGATATGGGTTGCCCGGAGTCGTCGTCGACGGCATGGATGTTTTAAAAGTTTACCAAGCCGCCAGCATGGCGGTGAGCAGAGCTCGAAAAGGGGAGGGCCCAACGTTGATCGAGTGCAAAACATATAGGTGGAGGGGTCATTCTAGGTTGAAGTCCCATGAATCCAAGCTATACTCGCCTGACGAGTATGAGCAGTGGAGGAAGCGAGATCCCATCGAAGTCTTCAAGGCTAAGGGATTGCTGAGCCAAGAAGAGGTTTCAGCTATAGAGGAGGAGGCTGAAGCATTGATCAGGGAGGCTGTTGAGTACGCGTTAAACAGCCCCTACCCTGAACCTGAGGAGGCTGTTCAAGACGTCTACGTTTAG
- a CDS encoding class I SAM-dependent methyltransferase, with protein sequence MSTNRSILKKLKRFLLKPIAGIKIAYTIIRLKRVKLLRDEIDDWMNLAFNFNALGIRIKPIQIPYEIKGLLEIIKKLNPKNVLEIGTASGGTLFLFSRASSPDATIVSVDLPGGPFGGGYSKGKALIFKSFARAKQKIYLLRADSHNHSTLEKIKFILLDKKLDFLFIDGDHSYEGVKKDFETYSPLVRNGGIIAFHDIVPGDPKYVGGVPKFWKEIKPKFNHTEIVENRKQSGCGIGVIYT encoded by the coding sequence TTGAGCACTAATAGATCGATCCTTAAAAAGCTTAAGAGATTTCTTTTAAAGCCTATCGCTGGAATTAAGATCGCTTATACAATTATTAGGCTAAAAAGGGTTAAGCTTTTAAGGGATGAAATTGATGATTGGATGAATCTTGCTTTTAATTTTAATGCTTTAGGCATCCGCATTAAACCTATTCAAATCCCTTATGAAATAAAGGGACTTTTGGAAATTATTAAGAAGCTAAATCCCAAAAATGTGCTTGAAATTGGAACTGCAAGTGGAGGAACGTTATTCTTATTCTCTAGGGCATCAAGCCCTGATGCTACTATTGTTAGTGTCGACCTTCCCGGTGGTCCTTTTGGTGGTGGCTATTCCAAAGGGAAAGCTTTAATATTTAAATCCTTTGCCAGAGCCAAACAAAAAATCTACTTACTCCGTGCCGACTCTCATAATCATTCTACGCTTGAGAAAATCAAATTTATTCTTTTAGATAAGAAGCTAGACTTTCTCTTTATAGACGGTGATCATAGTTATGAGGGAGTTAAAAAGGATTTTGAAACGTATTCTCCATTAGTTAGAAATGGAGGAATTATAGCTTTTCACGATATCGTTCCTGGTGATCCTAAGTATGTTGGTGGTGTACCGAAGTTCTGGAAAGAGATAAAGCCCAAGTTTAATCATACTGAGATCGTTGAGAACCGCAAGCAAAGTGGCTGTGGCATAGGTGTTATTTATACGTAG
- the hypA gene encoding hydrogenase maturation nickel metallochaperone HypA, with protein sequence MHEFSMAMRLIEAALKVAEQHQASKILSMELEIGGLTHLNDDQLRFSLKVLSEGTLAEDAEVLIKHLPVQVRCKLCDTVNPFQLKGLEELLTATCSKCGSRDVEFEGEETCVLKSIKVKT encoded by the coding sequence TTGCATGAGTTTTCAATGGCTATGAGGCTCATCGAGGCGGCATTGAAGGTTGCTGAGCAGCATCAGGCCTCGAAGATCCTTTCGATGGAGTTGGAGATCGGAGGTCTCACCCATCTCAACGACGATCAGCTAAGGTTTTCGTTAAAGGTATTGTCTGAAGGCACCTTAGCAGAGGATGCTGAAGTGTTGATAAAACATTTACCCGTTCAGGTCCGATGCAAACTATGTGACACCGTAAACCCGTTTCAACTCAAAGGTTTAGAAGAGTTGCTAACGGCTACATGCAGTAAATGTGGGTCCAGGGATGTAGAATTTGAAGGCGAAGAGACATGCGTGTTAAAGTCCATTAAAGTAAAAACATAA
- a CDS encoding dihydrolipoamide acetyltransferase family protein gives MVTFVKMPKSSLTMKEGTILKWYKQEGERVERGEPLVQILEEKSTIDLEATTTGVVKKLYYRENQDVPVDEVIAAIGAPEEELPEVKPTAEIGPTLEKPQTVVEAQRLEAVKPHIRASPLARKLAEEHGVDLTLIQGTGPGGRITESDVRRFLEERPPTAVEGRRVKETIPLTGMRKIVAEKMSLSRDTYPRITLIVEVDASEMKRFRERLRLFENIDVSYTDILVKAVAKALTRHPILNSTLTGNEVKVFQDVNIGVAVASPLGLVVPVIHGADNLTLTEIAKRSRELINKAREGRLTRQDVTGGTFTITNLGMYGVDLFTPIINPPETAILGVGRIRETPTVEEGRITIKPTMFLSLSVDHRVIDGAPAGEFMQTLKKILEGIELVED, from the coding sequence ATGGTTACGTTCGTTAAGATGCCGAAGTCAAGCCTGACGATGAAGGAAGGAACCATACTGAAATGGTATAAACAGGAGGGGGAGAGGGTTGAGAGGGGCGAACCGCTGGTTCAGATCTTGGAGGAGAAGTCCACCATCGACCTGGAGGCCACCACCACAGGCGTCGTGAAAAAGCTTTACTACCGAGAAAACCAAGACGTCCCGGTGGACGAAGTCATCGCGGCCATCGGCGCCCCGGAGGAAGAGCTACCAGAGGTGAAACCTACGGCGGAGATAGGTCCAACCCTTGAAAAGCCCCAGACGGTGGTGGAGGCCCAGCGACTGGAGGCGGTGAAGCCTCACATAAGGGCTTCGCCGCTGGCTAGGAAGCTAGCCGAGGAGCATGGCGTCGACCTCACCCTCATCCAAGGAACAGGCCCCGGGGGAAGAATAACGGAGAGCGATGTTCGAAGGTTCTTGGAGGAAAGGCCTCCGACAGCCGTTGAGGGGAGAAGGGTTAAGGAAACAATTCCCTTAACGGGGATGAGGAAAATCGTTGCGGAAAAGATGAGTCTAAGCCGAGATACATACCCGAGGATCACGTTGATCGTCGAGGTGGACGCCTCGGAGATGAAAAGGTTTAGGGAGAGGCTGAGGCTCTTCGAGAACATCGACGTATCCTACACGGACATATTGGTGAAGGCCGTGGCCAAAGCCTTGACGAGGCATCCCATCCTAAACTCAACTCTCACGGGAAACGAGGTTAAAGTCTTCCAAGACGTGAACATCGGGGTGGCCGTAGCCTCCCCCTTGGGATTGGTGGTGCCCGTCATACATGGGGCGGATAACCTTACCTTAACGGAGATCGCTAAGCGAAGCCGGGAGTTGATAAACAAGGCGAGGGAAGGTAGACTAACCCGACAAGATGTTACGGGAGGGACATTCACCATCACAAACCTAGGCATGTACGGGGTAGACTTGTTCACTCCTATCATTAACCCGCCTGAAACAGCCATCTTAGGGGTTGGAAGAATCAGAGAAACCCCTACCGTCGAGGAGGGGCGGATCACCATTAAACCCACCATGTTCCTCAGCTTATCCGTTGACCATAGGGTTATTGACGGCGCACCCGCTGGCGAGTTTATGCAAACCCTGAAAAAAATATTGGAGGGAATAGAGCTAGTAGAAGATTAG
- a CDS encoding alpha-ketoacid dehydrogenase subunit beta, translating to MREITYVEALREALREEMRRDGRVFLLGEDIGPYGGAFTVTKGLIEEFGPERVRDTPISESAIVGAAVGAAITGMRPVAEIMFGDLTALAMDQICNQAAKIHYMFGGQTSCPMVLRTPFGGGVNIAEHHSQSLEAWFVHVPGLKVVAPSTPYDAKGLLKSSIRDENPVVFCEHKQLYRVKGPVPEEEYLVPIGSGDVKRVGEDVTVVATMWMVHKALKAADMLAEEGIKVEVVDPRTLNPLDKKAIVESVMKTNRAVVVSEDVKTCGITAEISAVIVEEAFDYLDAPVVRIANPDAPIPFSPPLENYVIPSEERIVNAVRKIVKGEV from the coding sequence TTGAGGGAGATCACCTACGTTGAGGCGTTGAGGGAGGCTTTAAGGGAGGAGATGCGTCGGGACGGCCGCGTATTCCTGTTAGGAGAGGATATTGGCCCCTATGGTGGAGCCTTCACAGTGACAAAGGGGTTGATCGAGGAGTTCGGCCCCGAGAGAGTAAGGGACACACCCATATCCGAGTCAGCAATTGTTGGAGCCGCCGTAGGAGCCGCCATCACGGGTATGAGACCTGTGGCTGAAATCATGTTCGGAGACCTTACAGCATTGGCAATGGATCAAATCTGCAACCAAGCCGCAAAAATCCACTACATGTTCGGAGGTCAAACCTCATGCCCCATGGTGCTTCGAACACCGTTCGGAGGAGGGGTAAACATTGCCGAGCATCACAGCCAAAGCTTGGAAGCTTGGTTCGTCCACGTGCCAGGGTTAAAGGTGGTGGCCCCAAGCACGCCCTACGACGCCAAGGGTCTGTTGAAATCATCCATCAGGGATGAAAACCCCGTCGTATTCTGCGAGCATAAGCAACTGTACAGGGTTAAGGGACCTGTGCCCGAGGAGGAGTACCTCGTCCCCATCGGAAGCGGAGACGTGAAAAGAGTAGGGGAGGACGTCACTGTCGTGGCGACAATGTGGATGGTTCATAAAGCCCTAAAGGCCGCTGACATGTTGGCGGAGGAGGGGATAAAGGTTGAGGTCGTTGACCCGAGAACCCTCAATCCACTGGACAAGAAGGCGATTGTGGAGTCGGTTATGAAAACCAACAGGGCAGTCGTTGTCTCCGAGGATGTAAAGACGTGCGGAATCACGGCTGAGATCTCCGCGGTAATCGTTGAAGAGGCCTTCGACTACTTGGACGCCCCCGTGGTGAGGATAGCGAACCCAGACGCCCCCATACCCTTCAGCCCACCCTTAGAGAACTACGTCATCCCCAGCGAGGAGAGGATCGTCAATGCCGTTAGAAAAATCGTAAAAGGAGAGGTTTAA
- a CDS encoding DUF362 domain-containing protein, whose product MEMYRGGSGPTLLCDLGYAVRGLREVFHRAGFKLRVGGLGLVKPNVCGLYHPDLTLIRRVVEFLLSSLDRVVIGETRSMIHEPASQFARLGMKSLEECFKGRVRAADLSDDEWVKVSVPNPHALQWIDLPRTVVDAAVLVNVAKAGTHVTTGMTCALKNLFGLLPQKEKYRVFHRLGVDKVIADVAQVVNPSINVAQVDGKVIVGVDPLAVDVLACELMSINPVGIEHLKLISQLRGLDLAQFRGSMEVIKI is encoded by the coding sequence ATGGAAATGTATCGCGGTGGATCAGGGCCAACCCTTCTATGCGACCTAGGCTACGCTGTTCGAGGTTTGCGTGAAGTTTTCCATAGAGCTGGGTTTAAACTCAGGGTGGGTGGCTTGGGTTTGGTTAAGCCAAATGTTTGCGGGCTATATCATCCCGATTTAACGCTTATCCGCCGAGTTGTGGAGTTTCTGTTATCTTCACTGGATCGAGTGGTGATTGGTGAGACGAGGAGCATGATCCATGAGCCCGCCTCACAGTTCGCTAGGCTGGGTATGAAGTCTTTGGAGGAGTGTTTTAAGGGTCGAGTAAGGGCGGCGGACCTTTCGGATGATGAATGGGTGAAGGTGTCGGTGCCAAATCCTCACGCGCTTCAATGGATTGATCTACCAAGGACGGTGGTTGACGCAGCGGTGTTGGTGAACGTCGCGAAGGCGGGCACCCATGTCACGACGGGAATGACGTGTGCCTTGAAGAACCTGTTCGGCCTATTGCCTCAAAAGGAGAAGTACCGTGTATTTCATCGGTTAGGTGTCGACAAGGTGATAGCTGACGTAGCCCAGGTTGTGAATCCAAGCATAAACGTCGCGCAGGTGGATGGTAAGGTGATTGTAGGCGTTGATCCCCTAGCCGTGGACGTGTTGGCCTGTGAGCTTATGTCCATCAACCCGGTTGGAATAGAGCATTTAAAGCTAATCTCCCAGTTGAGAGGTTTGGACCTCGCTCAATTCAGGGGTAGTATGGAGGTTATAAAAATTTAA
- a CDS encoding 4Fe-4S binding protein has protein sequence MVKRSVITVDLEKCDGSGACVPSCPEGALKIVNGKLRVFEGLCDGLGACVGACPKGALTVEEREAEEFTLHLTRGGLKPNIKQPGWEKAKPRREKRLTVNPQEPSHLSQWPVKLELVNPHSQFFKDCELLVAADCTPIACRDFHREFLRGRKIVTGCPKFGDVNLYLWKLTEILKFSQPRALKVVRMEVPCCGGLRYIAEQAVKNATSPTAIEVEETVVGVNGKVLSQAGPVKR, from the coding sequence GTGGTTAAAAGAAGCGTCATCACCGTCGACTTGGAGAAATGCGACGGAAGCGGGGCATGCGTACCCAGCTGCCCCGAGGGAGCTTTAAAGATCGTCAACGGTAAGCTACGTGTTTTCGAAGGCCTATGCGACGGTCTAGGCGCCTGCGTAGGTGCCTGTCCAAAAGGAGCCCTCACCGTCGAAGAGAGGGAGGCAGAGGAGTTCACCTTACATCTAACCCGAGGAGGATTAAAGCCAAACATCAAACAACCCGGCTGGGAGAAGGCTAAACCCCGCCGAGAAAAGCGTTTAACCGTAAACCCTCAGGAGCCTTCACACCTATCCCAGTGGCCGGTAAAGCTGGAGCTGGTGAACCCCCACTCGCAGTTTTTCAAGGACTGCGAGCTTTTAGTCGCGGCCGACTGCACCCCCATCGCCTGCCGCGACTTCCACAGGGAATTCCTCAGAGGCCGAAAAATCGTGACCGGATGCCCCAAGTTCGGAGACGTAAACCTATATCTGTGGAAGCTAACGGAGATATTGAAGTTTTCCCAGCCGAGGGCGTTGAAGGTGGTGAGGATGGAGGTTCCATGTTGCGGAGGCCTCAGATACATCGCCGAGCAAGCGGTTAAGAATGCCACCTCACCTACAGCGATTGAAGTTGAAGAAACGGTCGTCGGCGTCAACGGAAAAGTCCTCAGCCAAGCCGGACCCGTCAAACGTTAA
- a CDS encoding Lrp/AsnC family transcriptional regulator translates to MKGERLNRKDLEIITLYSENPEISQEEVAKRLGLSQPTIAIKVKKLKSRGLLAVKTGLNVSKAGLHLAKVDVTATNATKILKMFHGCPYFLNGFITSGENNLCLLFAAENIATLESIVDNHLRADSTVQRVEFNIIVEAAISLILPLKRLTKSTNPPCGKLKRCEACLSYREGGCLGCPAMGRYGGWLWPT, encoded by the coding sequence TTGAAAGGGGAAAGGCTTAACCGCAAAGACCTAGAAATTATCACCCTATACTCTGAGAACCCGGAGATCTCCCAAGAAGAGGTGGCGAAAAGGCTTGGATTGTCGCAACCCACTATCGCCATCAAAGTGAAGAAGTTGAAAAGCCGAGGCCTCCTAGCCGTGAAAACGGGACTAAACGTCTCAAAGGCTGGATTACACCTGGCGAAGGTGGATGTCACCGCGACCAACGCCACGAAGATTCTAAAAATGTTTCATGGATGTCCATACTTCCTTAACGGGTTCATCACCAGCGGCGAAAACAACCTCTGCCTACTCTTCGCCGCGGAGAACATCGCAACCTTAGAATCCATCGTGGACAACCACCTCAGAGCCGACTCTACCGTTCAACGCGTAGAATTCAACATCATAGTCGAAGCCGCCATCTCCCTCATCCTACCATTAAAAAGGCTTACAAAATCCACCAACCCGCCATGCGGAAAGCTAAAACGATGCGAAGCCTGCCTCAGCTACAGGGAAGGAGGATGCCTAGGCTGCCCAGCTATGGGACGTTACGGCGGATGGCTATGGCCCACCTAG
- a CDS encoding CTP synthase: MPKYIFVTGGVMSGIGKGIVTASIGKILQARGFKVTAIKIDPYLNVDAGTMNPTIHGEVFVTEDGGEIDMDLGTYERFLDVNLTKNHNITTGQVYLSVINRERYGEYLGKCVQIIPHITDEIKARIRSVSEGEGVDVAVTEIGGTVGDIEGQPYLEAARQMRLEEGYGNVLYTHVTLVPVLDVVGEQKTKPTQHSVQELRRIGIQPDMIVARSSKPLSEGPKRKIALFCNVDERSVFTSPDIQCVYESPLILDRQGMGDYIVERLNLPGRKPDWAAWSRLVESFRNPKYVVSIAICGKYAELADSYVSINEALKHAGASCDAKVRIEWVETELFEEEPDKINILQRYDGILIPGGFGARGVEGKIKAIEYARVSDKPFLGICFGFQLSVVEYSRWIGLKDANSTEVNPHTPHPVIDLMPEQKEVEGKGGTMRLGAHEIKIQPGTLAFKLYGVEVIYERHRHRYEVNPAYIQRLKEKGLVFSGSSDIGRRMEILELPTHRFFLATQFHGEFKSRPSKPSPPYQGFIRACLDQRLSLGVEASDH, from the coding sequence TTGCCTAAATACATATTCGTAACTGGGGGGGTGATGTCGGGGATAGGGAAGGGTATTGTAACGGCCTCCATCGGTAAAATCCTCCAGGCCAGGGGCTTTAAGGTGACGGCCATTAAAATCGACCCGTACTTAAATGTGGACGCGGGCACGATGAACCCTACCATACATGGGGAGGTGTTTGTAACCGAGGATGGTGGGGAAATCGACATGGACCTCGGCACTTACGAGAGGTTTTTAGACGTGAACCTGACGAAAAACCACAACATCACTACCGGTCAGGTTTACTTATCGGTGATCAACCGGGAGCGATATGGCGAATATCTGGGGAAGTGTGTTCAAATCATACCTCACATAACGGATGAGATCAAGGCTAGGATTAGAAGCGTATCCGAAGGGGAGGGTGTAGATGTCGCAGTCACCGAGATCGGTGGAACAGTAGGGGACATCGAGGGTCAACCCTACCTGGAGGCCGCTAGGCAGATGAGGTTGGAGGAAGGCTATGGAAACGTTCTTTATACCCATGTCACCCTTGTCCCCGTGCTCGACGTGGTGGGGGAGCAGAAGACGAAGCCAACGCAGCACAGCGTCCAAGAGCTTCGAAGGATCGGGATCCAACCGGACATGATCGTCGCCAGGTCCAGTAAACCACTCTCTGAGGGGCCGAAAAGGAAGATCGCGTTGTTCTGCAACGTGGATGAAAGGTCGGTTTTCACCTCCCCGGACATACAATGCGTCTACGAGTCTCCGCTGATACTGGACAGGCAGGGGATGGGCGACTACATCGTTGAAAGGTTAAACCTACCCGGTCGAAAGCCCGATTGGGCGGCTTGGAGTAGGCTTGTGGAAAGCTTCCGAAATCCGAAATACGTGGTGAGCATCGCCATATGCGGGAAATACGCGGAGCTCGCTGACTCCTATGTTAGCATTAACGAGGCTTTAAAGCATGCGGGCGCCTCCTGCGACGCCAAGGTACGCATCGAATGGGTTGAAACAGAGCTTTTCGAAGAAGAGCCGGATAAGATCAACATACTCCAACGGTATGATGGAATCTTAATTCCAGGAGGATTCGGCGCTAGGGGCGTGGAGGGGAAAATTAAAGCCATAGAATATGCCAGAGTGAGTGACAAGCCTTTTTTGGGTATATGCTTTGGATTCCAACTCTCAGTGGTCGAGTATTCCAGGTGGATTGGGCTTAAGGACGCGAACAGCACCGAGGTGAACCCGCATACTCCCCATCCGGTTATCGACCTCATGCCTGAGCAGAAAGAGGTCGAGGGGAAGGGTGGCACCATGAGGCTGGGAGCCCACGAGATCAAGATTCAGCCTGGGACCTTGGCGTTTAAGCTGTACGGCGTAGAAGTAATCTACGAAAGGCATAGACATAGATACGAGGTAAACCCCGCCTACATTCAACGGTTAAAGGAAAAGGGACTGGTGTTCTCAGGTTCCAGCGACATTGGCAGAAGAATGGAGATCTTAGAGTTGCCTACTCATCGATTTTTCTTGGCGACGCAATTCCACGGCGAGTTTAAGTCGAGGCCGAGTAAACCATCTCCCCCATACCAAGGCTTTATCAGGGCCTGCCTTGATCAAAGGCTCAGCCTAGGAGTTGAGGCGTCGGACCACTAG
- a CDS encoding glycosyltransferase family 2 protein, which produces MNKGYNATVVVLNRNGEKIIDKCLSSIMNQSIKNIEVIVVDNASTDNSIKVINSFFIDKLIINDRNLGFTGGCWIGIKNANSEYVAFINNDAILNVDWMERMLISIKKDSKIGAIGGKVLKPDGKIDSIGAHIKYPSGRSGFSRDYESGNIEDVASLPGSAFMVRKSIALKIGFLDPDYFVLYDETDFFWRLRLAGYRCVYDPQTISWHFHAYTFDRDSYWTYFRREYFYLRNMMWSNLKNLDRRHIVPYVIFEICFAIKQALKLLLFVNKNKTVKEYVKAYYLAMITTLLSVRKLILKRRFVQSIRKVPDDCVLKYHIKDENAFSKLILRLTGLK; this is translated from the coding sequence ATGAATAAAGGATATAATGCGACTGTGGTTGTTTTAAATCGTAATGGAGAGAAAATTATAGATAAATGCTTAAGTTCCATTATGAATCAGTCAATAAAAAACATAGAGGTTATTGTAGTAGATAATGCTTCGACTGATAATAGCATAAAGGTCATTAACTCATTTTTCATAGATAAGCTAATAATTAATGATCGAAACCTTGGCTTCACCGGAGGATGCTGGATTGGGATCAAAAATGCGAATTCGGAGTACGTTGCTTTTATCAACAATGATGCCATCCTTAACGTAGATTGGATGGAACGTATGCTTATTTCTATTAAAAAGGATTCGAAAATTGGAGCTATTGGAGGCAAAGTATTAAAACCTGATGGAAAAATCGATAGCATAGGCGCTCATATTAAATATCCAAGTGGACGATCTGGATTCAGTAGGGATTATGAAAGTGGAAATATTGAAGATGTGGCATCCCTTCCAGGCTCGGCATTTATGGTTAGAAAGTCCATTGCATTAAAAATTGGATTTTTAGATCCTGATTATTTTGTTCTATATGATGAAACAGATTTTTTCTGGCGTCTTAGGCTAGCAGGATATAGATGCGTGTATGATCCCCAAACAATCTCATGGCATTTTCATGCATACACTTTTGATAGGGATTCTTACTGGACATATTTTCGCAGAGAATATTTTTACTTAAGGAACATGATGTGGAGCAATTTGAAAAATCTAGATAGAAGACACATAGTTCCTTATGTTATTTTCGAAATATGCTTCGCCATAAAACAAGCTTTGAAATTATTATTGTTCGTAAACAAGAATAAAACAGTAAAAGAATACGTTAAAGCTTATTATCTTGCAATGATTACAACACTTTTATCGGTAAGGAAATTGATTTTAAAAAGAAGGTTTGTGCAATCCATAAGGAAAGTTCCAGATGACTGCGTCTTAAAATATCATATTAAGGATGAAAATGCATTCTCCAAATTGATCCTCCGACTTACTGGATTAAAATAA
- the fbp gene encoding fructose-1,6-bisphosphate aldolase/phosphatase, translating into MSKVTISLVKADVGSTPGHHVTHPKQVEKAREMLGDAAKQGMILDFHVFHCGDDLELLMTHRMGEDSQEIHGLTWNIFKSVTEEVSKPLKLYAAGQDLLSDSFSGNVRGMGPGIAEMEFEERRSEPIIAFAADKTEPGAFNLPLYRVFADPLTCAGLVIDPAMHGGFTFRVLDLKEDKYIDLKCPEEMYDLVSLIGTTNRYVVERVYRTVDSMIACVCSTTKLSLIAGKYVGKDDPCMLVRCQHGLPAVGEVLTPFGFPHLVSGFMRGSHIGPLMPVGLRDAKCTLFDGPPRVVALGFTITEGKLIGLNGSEPADLFDDVAFDHARRTANLITDYIRRHGEFMPARLGPEDMEYTTLPQILERLNSRFKSHS; encoded by the coding sequence ATGTCCAAAGTAACCATTTCCCTCGTAAAAGCGGATGTAGGATCAACGCCAGGCCACCACGTAACGCATCCGAAACAAGTTGAGAAGGCCCGAGAAATGCTGGGAGACGCCGCGAAGCAGGGGATGATCCTCGACTTCCACGTGTTTCACTGCGGAGACGACCTTGAGCTTCTTATGACCCATAGAATGGGTGAAGACAGCCAGGAGATTCATGGATTGACGTGGAACATTTTCAAATCGGTCACGGAGGAAGTTTCAAAGCCGTTAAAGCTCTACGCCGCCGGACAGGACCTCTTGTCGGACTCGTTTAGTGGCAACGTCAGGGGAATGGGTCCCGGAATAGCTGAAATGGAATTCGAGGAGCGGAGGAGCGAGCCCATCATAGCCTTCGCGGCGGATAAAACGGAGCCCGGGGCCTTCAACCTGCCGCTTTACCGAGTCTTCGCCGATCCCTTAACCTGCGCGGGGTTGGTGATCGACCCAGCCATGCATGGAGGATTCACATTCCGCGTCCTAGACCTAAAAGAAGACAAGTACATCGACCTAAAGTGTCCTGAAGAAATGTACGACTTGGTTTCCCTGATCGGAACAACCAACAGATACGTTGTCGAAAGGGTTTACAGAACCGTTGACTCAATGATAGCCTGCGTCTGCTCCACCACCAAGCTAAGCCTAATCGCCGGAAAATACGTGGGAAAGGATGATCCATGCATGCTGGTAAGATGCCAGCATGGGTTACCGGCGGTAGGCGAGGTCCTAACCCCCTTCGGGTTCCCCCATCTCGTCTCAGGGTTCATGAGGGGATCCCACATCGGGCCGTTGATGCCTGTGGGGTTGAGGGACGCTAAATGCACCCTATTCGACGGACCTCCAAGAGTTGTCGCGTTAGGCTTCACTATAACCGAGGGAAAGCTGATCGGCTTAAACGGCTCAGAGCCCGCGGATTTATTCGACGATGTCGCGTTCGACCACGCTCGGAGAACGGCGAACCTCATCACCGACTACATTCGAAGACATGGAGAATTCATGCCCGCCAGGCTGGGCCCAGAGGACATGGAGTATACAACGCTACCTCAAATACTTGAAAGGCTCAACTCCAGGTTTAAATCCCACTCCTAG